The Oncorhynchus tshawytscha isolate Ot180627B linkage group LG05, Otsh_v2.0, whole genome shotgun sequence genome includes a window with the following:
- the cyldl gene encoding ubiquitin carboxyl-terminal hydrolase CYLD isoform X1 has translation MDFLWSMDTCDVKMYFILIEEPGLSTLLINAGHICYIQESRYMSRLSRSESLQELPVICMGSSYDRFLKVNHLKPVTAKEAELLQALGDDSERLKWYLERDALSTALGLTKDTPVTVELDGKWLQGIVRYVGRLTEPKYTDPIVGTFFGIELQGEDKGKGPSDGTYLSKTLFPCKKDCGIFAPFSRVNPMFSKPKLVSKCLTFPAAQLATQPSSQQAHHQPLSTGDRVTFFMDEDILHGMVMDLEEKDGRTLVIISTDRDEKITLPLDSVIKGELLQQEPEPMETDKAVMSMEEVHPLGLGVDSLVEVTLAIGPGYGTIRWIGTLPGQKGTYAGLELEDGYIGVSNGTFKDHRFFRCLPRQGLFVKLLSCRPDSRFQGASANVLQERQALRSPGALPSSPIASDQVERMLIGRMKGIQGHINSCYMDSALFSLFSCSSVLDSVLFKSTEPRDAPIQSTLLHDIVNPLRSEGFVEGRHIMKLRQQLQELGYCHTFTTEEKDPEEFLTLIMHHIFCLDPLLKLSAGGKVQDSYCYQIFLDNNHSLVLPTVQHLLEHSFHSAGLKLAEVPSCLILQMPRFGKKFKMFQKIIPSLELDITDLLSEGPQQCVLCGQLAFEECVDCFRDPVFSRTGFKVFCRTCSSQVHSHPERLSHSPSPLQLPEGYPTPTTLRPPPPAPPRERLELFAVLCIETSHYVSFIKHGPNSTDWIFFDSMADRHGERDGFNIPQVEACPEVGMYLVMSPAELANQVPRDMKGVAKRLFCDAYMYLYQSTSISLYR, from the exons ATGGACTTTCTGTGGT CCATGGACACATGTGATGTGAAGATGTACTTCATCCTCATAGAGGAACCTGGGTTATCCACGTTGCTCATCAATGCTGGCCACATCTGTTACATCCAGGAGAGCAGGTACATGTCAAGGCTTAGCAGATCTGAAAGTCTGCAGGAATTGCCTGTCATCTGTATGGGCTCCAGTTATGACAGGTTCCTGAAGGTAAACCACCTAAAACCAGTGACTGCTAAGGAGGCAGAGCTGCTGCAAGCCCTAGGAGACGACTCCGAGAGACTGAAGTGGTATTTAGAGAGGGATGCTTTGTCTACAGCCCTGGGTTTAACTAAGGATACACCTGTCACTGTGGAGTTGGATGGGAAGTGGCTGCAGGGAATTGTACGGTACGTCGGAAGATTGACAGAGCCAAAGTACACAGACCCCATCGTAGGAACCTTCTTTGGCATCGAACTACAG GGAGAAGACAAAGGAAAGGGACCATCAGATGGGACATATCTGTCAAAAACCCTATTCCCCTGCAAGAAAGACTGTGGGATTTTTGCTCCATTTTCCAGAGTGAACCCCATGTTTTCCAAACCCAAATTGGTGTCCAAGTGTCTGACCTTTCCAGCAGCCCAGCTGGCCACGCAACCGTCGTCCCAACAGGCCCaccatcagcccctctccaccGGAGACAGAGTCACCTTCTTCATGGACGAGGACATCCTCCATGGGATGGTGATGGATCTGGAGGAGAAGGACGGCAGGACCTTAGTCATCATCTCTACT GACCGGGATGAGAAGATCACCCTACCACTGGACAGCGTCATCAAAGGGGAACTGCTtcaacagg AGCCTGAGCCTATGGAGACTGATAAGGCCGTTATGTCTATGGAGGAGGTTCACCCCTTGGGGCTTGGTGTTGACTCTCTAGTGGAGGTGACTCTGGCTATAGGACCTGGCTATGGAACCATCCGCTGGATAGGCACTTTGCCTGGGCAGAAAGGAACCTACGCTGGACTGGAGCTG GAGGATGGGTACATTGGGGTTAGTAATGGTACCTTTAAAGACCATCGGTTCTTCAGATGTCTTCCTAGACAAGGTCTCTTCGTCAAGCTTCTATCCTGCCGGCCTGACTCCCGCTTCCAGGGGGCATCAGCCAATGTCCTTCAAG AGAGACAGGCGTTGCGCAGCCCTGGGgcgctcccctcctcccccatcgcCTCTGACCAGGTCGAGAGGATGCTGATTGGTCGAATGAAGGGGATCCAGGGCCATATAAACTCTTGCTACATGGACTCGGCCCTCTTCAG tctgttCTCCTGTTCCTCAGTGTTGGACTCCGTGCTGTTTAAGTCAACAGAGCCTAGGGATGCCCCCATCCAGAGTACCCTGCTACATGACATCGTCAACCCGCTCCGCAG TGAAGGTTTTGTGGAAGGGAGACACATTATGAAGCTTCGTCAGCAGCTGCAGGAGCTTGGATACTGCCACACATTCACCACAGAGGAGAAAG ATCCAGAAGAGTTTCTTACCCTCATTATGCACCATATTTTCTGTCTGGATCCTCTCCTCAAACT GTCAGCAGGGGGAAAGGTCCAGGACAGTTACTGTTATCAAATTTTCCTGGATAACAACCACAGCCTGGTTCTGCCTACTGTCCAACACCTGCTGGAACACTCCTTCCACAGCGCAGGACTCAAACTGGCAGAG gTGCCGTCTTGTCTGATCCTCCAGATGCCTCGCTTtgggaagaagttcaagatgttTCAGAAGATTATCCCTTCACTGGAGCTGGACATTACTGACCTCCTCTCTGAAG GTCCCcagcagtgtgtgttgtgtggtcaGCTGGCATTTGAGGAGTGTGTGGACTGCTTCAGAGACCCAGTCTTCAGCAGGACAGGATTTAAAGTGTTCTGCAGGACCTGCTCCTCTCAG gTGCACTCTCACCCCGAGCGGCTGTCCCACAGCCCCTCCCCCCTGCAGCTCCCTGAGGGTTACCCCACCCCCACTACCCTCCGACCCCCACCCCCTGCCCCacccagagagagactggagctgTTTGCAGTGCTGTGCATAGAGACCAGTCACTATGTCTCCTTCATCAAACATGGACCAAACAGCACAGACTGGATCTTCTTTGACAGCATGGCTGACAGACATG gagagagggatggcttCAACATTCCCCAGGTGGAGGCATGTCCAGAGGTTGGCATGTACCTGGTCATGTCCCCCGCCGAGCTGGCCAACCAGGTGCCTCGGGACATGAAGGGCGTGGCTAAGCGTCTGTTCTGTGATGCCTACATGTACCTGTACCAGAGTACCAGCATCAGCCTCTACCGCTGA
- the cyldl gene encoding ubiquitin carboxyl-terminal hydrolase CYLD isoform X2, whose translation MDTCDVKMYFILIEEPGLSTLLINAGHICYIQESRYMSRLSRSESLQELPVICMGSSYDRFLKVNHLKPVTAKEAELLQALGDDSERLKWYLERDALSTALGLTKDTPVTVELDGKWLQGIVRYVGRLTEPKYTDPIVGTFFGIELQGEDKGKGPSDGTYLSKTLFPCKKDCGIFAPFSRVNPMFSKPKLVSKCLTFPAAQLATQPSSQQAHHQPLSTGDRVTFFMDEDILHGMVMDLEEKDGRTLVIISTDRDEKITLPLDSVIKGELLQQEPEPMETDKAVMSMEEVHPLGLGVDSLVEVTLAIGPGYGTIRWIGTLPGQKGTYAGLELEDGYIGVSNGTFKDHRFFRCLPRQGLFVKLLSCRPDSRFQGASANVLQERQALRSPGALPSSPIASDQVERMLIGRMKGIQGHINSCYMDSALFSLFSCSSVLDSVLFKSTEPRDAPIQSTLLHDIVNPLRSEGFVEGRHIMKLRQQLQELGYCHTFTTEEKDPEEFLTLIMHHIFCLDPLLKLSAGGKVQDSYCYQIFLDNNHSLVLPTVQHLLEHSFHSAGLKLAEVPSCLILQMPRFGKKFKMFQKIIPSLELDITDLLSEGPQQCVLCGQLAFEECVDCFRDPVFSRTGFKVFCRTCSSQVHSHPERLSHSPSPLQLPEGYPTPTTLRPPPPAPPRERLELFAVLCIETSHYVSFIKHGPNSTDWIFFDSMADRHGERDGFNIPQVEACPEVGMYLVMSPAELANQVPRDMKGVAKRLFCDAYMYLYQSTSISLYR comes from the exons ATGGACACATGTGATGTGAAGATGTACTTCATCCTCATAGAGGAACCTGGGTTATCCACGTTGCTCATCAATGCTGGCCACATCTGTTACATCCAGGAGAGCAGGTACATGTCAAGGCTTAGCAGATCTGAAAGTCTGCAGGAATTGCCTGTCATCTGTATGGGCTCCAGTTATGACAGGTTCCTGAAGGTAAACCACCTAAAACCAGTGACTGCTAAGGAGGCAGAGCTGCTGCAAGCCCTAGGAGACGACTCCGAGAGACTGAAGTGGTATTTAGAGAGGGATGCTTTGTCTACAGCCCTGGGTTTAACTAAGGATACACCTGTCACTGTGGAGTTGGATGGGAAGTGGCTGCAGGGAATTGTACGGTACGTCGGAAGATTGACAGAGCCAAAGTACACAGACCCCATCGTAGGAACCTTCTTTGGCATCGAACTACAG GGAGAAGACAAAGGAAAGGGACCATCAGATGGGACATATCTGTCAAAAACCCTATTCCCCTGCAAGAAAGACTGTGGGATTTTTGCTCCATTTTCCAGAGTGAACCCCATGTTTTCCAAACCCAAATTGGTGTCCAAGTGTCTGACCTTTCCAGCAGCCCAGCTGGCCACGCAACCGTCGTCCCAACAGGCCCaccatcagcccctctccaccGGAGACAGAGTCACCTTCTTCATGGACGAGGACATCCTCCATGGGATGGTGATGGATCTGGAGGAGAAGGACGGCAGGACCTTAGTCATCATCTCTACT GACCGGGATGAGAAGATCACCCTACCACTGGACAGCGTCATCAAAGGGGAACTGCTtcaacagg AGCCTGAGCCTATGGAGACTGATAAGGCCGTTATGTCTATGGAGGAGGTTCACCCCTTGGGGCTTGGTGTTGACTCTCTAGTGGAGGTGACTCTGGCTATAGGACCTGGCTATGGAACCATCCGCTGGATAGGCACTTTGCCTGGGCAGAAAGGAACCTACGCTGGACTGGAGCTG GAGGATGGGTACATTGGGGTTAGTAATGGTACCTTTAAAGACCATCGGTTCTTCAGATGTCTTCCTAGACAAGGTCTCTTCGTCAAGCTTCTATCCTGCCGGCCTGACTCCCGCTTCCAGGGGGCATCAGCCAATGTCCTTCAAG AGAGACAGGCGTTGCGCAGCCCTGGGgcgctcccctcctcccccatcgcCTCTGACCAGGTCGAGAGGATGCTGATTGGTCGAATGAAGGGGATCCAGGGCCATATAAACTCTTGCTACATGGACTCGGCCCTCTTCAG tctgttCTCCTGTTCCTCAGTGTTGGACTCCGTGCTGTTTAAGTCAACAGAGCCTAGGGATGCCCCCATCCAGAGTACCCTGCTACATGACATCGTCAACCCGCTCCGCAG TGAAGGTTTTGTGGAAGGGAGACACATTATGAAGCTTCGTCAGCAGCTGCAGGAGCTTGGATACTGCCACACATTCACCACAGAGGAGAAAG ATCCAGAAGAGTTTCTTACCCTCATTATGCACCATATTTTCTGTCTGGATCCTCTCCTCAAACT GTCAGCAGGGGGAAAGGTCCAGGACAGTTACTGTTATCAAATTTTCCTGGATAACAACCACAGCCTGGTTCTGCCTACTGTCCAACACCTGCTGGAACACTCCTTCCACAGCGCAGGACTCAAACTGGCAGAG gTGCCGTCTTGTCTGATCCTCCAGATGCCTCGCTTtgggaagaagttcaagatgttTCAGAAGATTATCCCTTCACTGGAGCTGGACATTACTGACCTCCTCTCTGAAG GTCCCcagcagtgtgtgttgtgtggtcaGCTGGCATTTGAGGAGTGTGTGGACTGCTTCAGAGACCCAGTCTTCAGCAGGACAGGATTTAAAGTGTTCTGCAGGACCTGCTCCTCTCAG gTGCACTCTCACCCCGAGCGGCTGTCCCACAGCCCCTCCCCCCTGCAGCTCCCTGAGGGTTACCCCACCCCCACTACCCTCCGACCCCCACCCCCTGCCCCacccagagagagactggagctgTTTGCAGTGCTGTGCATAGAGACCAGTCACTATGTCTCCTTCATCAAACATGGACCAAACAGCACAGACTGGATCTTCTTTGACAGCATGGCTGACAGACATG gagagagggatggcttCAACATTCCCCAGGTGGAGGCATGTCCAGAGGTTGGCATGTACCTGGTCATGTCCCCCGCCGAGCTGGCCAACCAGGTGCCTCGGGACATGAAGGGCGTGGCTAAGCGTCTGTTCTGTGATGCCTACATGTACCTGTACCAGAGTACCAGCATCAGCCTCTACCGCTGA